From a single Anomaloglossus baeobatrachus isolate aAnoBae1 chromosome 4, aAnoBae1.hap1, whole genome shotgun sequence genomic region:
- the LOC142301099 gene encoding E3 ubiquitin/ISG15 ligase TRIM25-like yields the protein MASADLREELLCSICLSIFKDPVMLRCGHNFCRVCIDRVLDTQDGSGVYSCPECRGEFQERPALMRNINLHNVAERFLISQQEQEITGICCTYCVDSPVPAVRSCLHCEASLCEKHLRAHSKSPEHVLSDPSTSLEKRKCSVHKKILEYYCTEDAACICVSCSLIGKHNGHKMESLDEASGKKKKKLRNVLQKLITKREETEDRVRSLEKRRRKAQEKAAGEAKRVTALCTDIRRRVDNLEKKVLSEISMREKQKSMSLSVVIHKLEIKKDELSRKMRHIEELCNMTDPLTVLQEPDTGDLCDFEEEGGDEDTGGHDKQLHDGGDLDVAVISHTLHTLCEVITGIRSGIYVEDPADILLDVNSAGNYVLISDDLKTVTWAEEEQNRPETAERFQCNQVMSRRAFTSGRHYWDVEGSGSGWWMVGMCYPSIDRKEIQSLIGDNNKSWSLWRYDNQFSVMHDRKEIQLPDKISSDRFRICLDYEAGQLSFYELCDPIRHLHTFTATFSEPLHAALYVFEVYIDGHKYYLDSWVRITT from the coding sequence ATGGCGTCTGCTGATCTGAGAGAagagctgctctgctccatctgtttatctatttttaaggatcctgtaatgctgagatgtggacacaacttctgccgggtctgtattgatcgtgtgctggatacacaggacgggtctggagtttattcctgtcctgaatgCAGAGGAGAGTTTCAGGAGCGGCCGGCGCTGATGAGGAACATAAATCTTCATAATGTCGCAGAACGATTCCTGATTTCTCAGCAAGAACAAGAGATCACCGGGAtctgctgcacttactgtgtggactctcctgtacctgctgttagatcctgtctacactgtgaagcttctctgtgtgagaaacacctgagggctcacagcaaatcaccagaacacgtcttatctgatcccagcacttctctggagaaaaggaaatgttctgtccataagaagatcctggaatattactgcactgaggacgcggcttgtatctgtgtgtcctgcagtttgaTTGGGAAACATAATGGACATAAAATGGAGTCACTGGATGAGGCCtcagggaagaagaagaagaaactgaGAAATGTTCTCCAGAAACTGATCACAAAGAGAGAGGAGACTGAGGACAGAGTCCGGAGTCTGGAGAAGCGCCGGAGAAAAGCTCAAGAAAAAGCAGCTGGAGAAGCCAagagagtcactgccctgtgtacagacatcaggagacgggtggacaacctggagaagaaggtcctgagtgagatctccatGAGGGAAAAACAAAAATCAATGTCATTGTCTGTTGTGATCCATAAACTGGagataaagaaggacgagctgtccaggaagatgaggcacattgaggagctgtgtaacatgactgatccactgaccgtcttacaggaaccagacaccggggacttgtgtgattttgaggaggagggaggtgatgaggacacagggggacatgataaacagctccatgatggaggtgacctggatgtggctgtgatctcacacacattacacacattatgtgaggtaataacaggtataaggagcgggatctatgtggaggatcctgcagacatattactggatgtaaactCAGCTGGTAATTATGtccttatatcagacgacctgaaaactgtGACTTGGGCAGAAGAGGAGCAgaatcgtccagaaacagcagagagattccagtgtaatcaggtgatgagcaggagggcatttacctcaggacgacattactgggatgtggagggCAGTGGGTCAGGGTGGTGGATGGTGGGGATGTGTTATCCCAGTATAGACAGGAAGGAAATTCAGTCACTAATTGGAGATAATAACAAGTCCTGGAGTTTGTGGAGATATGATAATCAGTTTTCAGTGATGCATGACCGGAAAGAGATCCAGTTACCTGACAAGATCTCCAGTGATAGAttcaggatctgtctggattatgaggccgggcagctgtccttttatgagctgtgtgatcccatcagacacttacacaccttcactgccaccttctccgagccccttcacGCTGCATTATATGTATTTGAGGTATATATTGATGGTCACAAGTATTACTTAGATAGCTGGGTGAGGATTACAACGTAA